Proteins encoded within one genomic window of Tachysurus vachellii isolate PV-2020 chromosome 16, HZAU_Pvac_v1, whole genome shotgun sequence:
- the tmem209 gene encoding transmembrane protein 209 isoform X2, with translation MLTKEDSTKPKQAMTPQRDGTTSLIDKTMRMRREEHERQVLLAWAVLNVSLAGMIYTEMSGNLLSRYYNITYWPIWYIELALASLFSLNAVFDFWKYFKYTMAPSTITLSPEQHRLLGLRNSGIQASPPQKPEKKETPVVPRSSPLQGQNVLSFSPARPPSTSPKFSPSCVSGFSPPLCSPSTPGSSRPFSPSLAFGKVLNYSPSSPPYPSSLGPVEGTSLRTRYRTSPSVFSSPGGKEDYMDDPKSLEKFLRSEEEKSHRGHLGSPDSTSQSHSPTFWNYNRSMGDYAQSLRKFQYQPACRSQAPSAHKDETELGSKQAAEEVWARITTSRVVTDSIDSWTAKLRNWINDTILVHLVKEIESINSQLRRMGCPELQIGEASISNLKQAAVAKALAIPTLNTIVQYLDITSNQEYLVERIKELAHSGCMSSFRWNAGGNLKNRKWDTDLPTDSDILMNILCTYLDSRLPPHPKYPDGKTFTSQHFIQTPNKPDLSNENLFCIHQSSISPPHYQLVYQGHIYSLPKGRNNLFHTILMFLYIIKTKESGMLGRVNLGLSGVNILWIFE, from the exons ATGCTAACTAAAGAAG ACAGCACAAAACCGAAACAGGCAATGACACCACAAAGAGATGGGACAACTTCTCTCATTGACAAGACCATGAGGATGAGAAGAGAGGAACACGAGCGTCAGGTTCTCCTGGCCTGGGCGGTTCTCAATGTCTCTCTTGCTGGAATGATTTACACAGAAAT GTCAGGAAATCTGCTCAGCAGATACTATAACATAACTTATTGGCCAATCTGGTACATTG AACTTGCCCTGGCCTCTTTGTTCAGCCTGAATGCTGTCTTTGATTTTTGGAAGTATTTTAAGTACACCATGGCGCCTTCAACCATTACTCTCTCACCCGAGCAGCATCGACTCCTCGGCCTCCGCAACTCAG GAATTCAGGCCTCCCCTCCCCAAAAGCCAGAGAAGAAAGAGACTCCGGTGGTTCCCCGATCATCACCACTCCAGGGACAGAACGTGCTCAGTTTCAGCCCTGCACGGCCCCCCAGTACCAGTCCGAAGTTTTCCCCCAGCTGTGTGTCTGGGTTCAGCCCACCTCTGTGCAGCCCTTCCACTCCTGGCAGCAGTAGACCTTTTTCACCGTCTTTGGCATTTGGCAAG GTATTGAACTACAGTCCGTCTTCCCCTCCTTACCCGAGCAGCCTGGGCCCAGTAGAAGGCACCAGTCTAAGAACACGCTATCGCACATCCCCATCTGTTTTTAGCTCTCCTGGAGGGAAGGAAGACTACATGGATGACCCTAAATCTTTGGAGAAATTCCTTCGTTCTGAAGAAGAGAAGAGCCACCGGGGTCATCTTG GGAGTCCAGATTCGACATCTCAGTCACACAGTCCAACCTTCTGGAACTACAATCGCTCTATGGGTGATTACGCTCAGAGCCTGAGGAAGTTCCAGTACCAGCCAGCCTGCCGCTCACAGGCTCCCTCTGCCCACAAAGACGAAACTGAACTGGGATCCAAGCAAGCTGCTGAAGAG GTCTGGGCACGGATCACAACCAGCCGTGTGGTTACTGACAGCATTGACAGCTGGACCGCCAAACTAAGAAAT TGGATAAATGACACCATTCTGGTTCATCTGGTAAAGGAAATAGAATCCATCAACAGCCAGCTGAGGAGAATGGGCTGCCCGGAGTTACAGATAGGAG AGGCCAGTATCAGCAATTTGAAACAGGCTGCTGTAGCCAAAGCCTTAGCCATTCCCACTCTCAACACTATAGTGCAATATCTGGACATCACATCCAACCAGGAATATCTGGTAGAGAGAATCAAGG AGCTGGCCCACAGTGGCTGCATGAGCTCCTTTCGCTGGAACGCTGGCGGGAACCTGAAGAACAGGAAATGGGACACGGATCTCCCGACTGACTCTGAT ATCCTCATGAATATTCTGTGCACATACCTGGACTCCAGACTTCCTCCTCACCCAAAGTACCCAGATGGAAAAACCTTCACCTCTCAACATTTTATCCAGACTCCAAACAAACCAG ATCTTTCCAACGAGAACCTCTTCTGCATTCACCAGAGCAGCATCAGCCCACCTCACTATCAGCTTGTGTATCAAGGCCATATCTACAGCCTGCCTAAG GGAAGAAACAATTTGTTCCACACAATCCTCATGTTCCTTTACATTATCAAAACCAAGGAGTCTGGGATGCTGGG
- the slc5a8 gene encoding sodium-coupled monocarboxylate transporter 1, with protein sequence METKENPASSFSTWDYVVFALMLVISAAIGVYYAFAQRQQQTIRDFLVGGQSMTAVPIALSLTASFMSAITVLATPVEVYCNGAIFVLSCLGFVLMVAISSEVFLPIFYRLGITSTYEYLELRFNKVVRLFGTVLFIIQTLMYTGVVIYAPALALNQVTGISLWGALISTGVVCTFYCTLGGLKAVVWTDVFQMIIMLAGFLAVIVQSVLLQGGVSVIFKDSADGGRLNIWDFDPSPLRRHTFWTILIGTTFIWTSMYGINQAQVQRYVSCKTLLHAKMSLYINLVSLWAILLSSGFCGLCLYSFYKNCDPWTAKMVSAPDQLMPYLVMDILGDFPGIPGLFVAAAYSGTLSTVSSSVNALAAVTIADLIGPYFSLSQQHLSWASKGLSVFYGIACIGLAGVASLMGGLLQTTISVLGALGGPLLGLFSLGILFPSANSNGGLAGLLSGLIVSLWVCVGAQIYKPLAENIRPLSLQTHGCNITTDENYVLNWTSYSTQASYVTSAEQHKAMDRPLLADYWYSLSYMYFCPLGTLVCIVIGQTVSLFSGGRRLKLEPGLTLMKEDLTCYKIYKLLKQVSIRNTDRLDMVTEKEKSGRTNLAFCDVELDITKTQTHRSV encoded by the exons ATGGAGACCAAGGAGAATCCAGCATCATCCTTCAGTACTTGGGACTATGTGGTTTTTGCCCTCATGCTGGTCATCTCAGCAGCTATCGGTGTTTATTATGCTTTCGCCCAGCGCCAACAGCAGACCATCAGGGATTTTCTGGTGGGTGGCCAGAGTATGACAGCTGTACCCATTGCTCTGTCACTGACGGCCAGCTTCATGTCAGCTATCACGGTGTTGGCAACACCAGTGGAGGTCTACTGTAATGGAGCTATCTTTGTTTTAAGCTGCTTAGGCTTTGTCCTGATGGTGGCCATCAGCTCAGAGGTCTTCCTTCCTATCTTCTATAGGCTAGGAATAACAAGCACGTATGAG TACCTGGAGTTGCGGTTCAACAAAGTGGTTAGGCTGTTTGGGACAGTGCTGTTCATCATTCAGACA TTAATGTACACTGGAGTGGTTATCTATGCACCAGCTTTGGCTCTAAACCAAG TGACAGGAATAAGTCTGTGGGGAGCTTTGATATCAACTGGAGTGGTTTGTACCTTCTACTGCACCTTG GGGGGATTAAAGGCTGTGGTGTGGACCGACGTGTTCCAGATGATCATCATGCTGGCTGGGTTCCTGGCTGTCATTGTCCAATCAGTGCTTCTACAGGGCGGGGTCTCTGTCATCTTCAAGGACTCTGCTGATGGTGGACGACTCAACATATGGGA cttTGATCCCAGCCCTCTGAGGAGGCACACATTCTGGACCATCCTCATCGGCACTACATTTATCTGGACCAGTATGTATGGTATTAATCAAGCTCAGGTGCAGAGATATGTGTCCTGCAAGACTCTTCTCCATGCCAAAAT GTCACTGTATATAAACTTGGTGTCACTCTGGGCCATTCTTCTGTCTTCAGGATTTtgtggtttgtgtttgtattcattttataagaACTGTGATCCATGGACAGCAAAAATGGTGTCTGCTCCGGACCAG CTCATGCCGTACCTGGTAATGGACATCCTGGGGGACTTCCCTGGCATTCCTGGCCTGTTTGTGGCAGCAGCGTACAGTGGCACACTGAG CACAGTCTCGTCCAGTGTAAACGCTCTAGCTGCAGTGACAATTGCAGATCTGATTGGACCATACTTCAGCTTGTCACAGCAACATCTTTCCTGGGCATCAAAAGGACTGA GTGTGTTCTATGGAATAGCATGCATTGGGCTGGCTGGTGTTGCATCTTTGATGGGAGGATTGTTACAG ACAACTATCAGTGTTCTTGGTGCTCTTGGTGGACCTCTGTTGGGCCTTTTCTCTTTAGGCATCCTGTTTCCTTCTGCTAATTCCAAT GGAGGCTTGGCTGGACTGCTCAGCGGATTAATCGTGTCACTCTGGGTTTGTGTCGGAGCTCAGATCTACAAGCCTTTAGCAGAGAACATCAGGCCTCTTTCTTTACAGACACACGGTTGCAACATCACCACAGATGAAAATTACGTACTGAACTGGACAAGCTACTCAACACAGGCAAGCTATGTCACTTCAGCTGAGCAGCACAAAGCTATGGACAG GCCTTTGCTGGCTGATTACTGGTACTCACTCTCTTACATGTATTTCTGCCCACTGGGAACTCTAGTTTGCATAGTTATCGGGCAGACTGTGAGTTTGTTCTCAG GGGGTAGAAGATTAAAACTAGAACCAGGCCTGACATTAATGAAGGAGGATTTAACTTGCTATAAGATCTACAAATTACTAAAGCAGGTAAGTATAA GAAATACAGATAGACTTGACATggttacagagaaagagaaatctgGCAGAACCAACCTTGCATTTTGTGATGTGGAGCTGGATATCAcaaaaactcaaacacacagatcTGTATAG
- the tmem209 gene encoding transmembrane protein 209 isoform X1, whose translation MLTKEDSTKPKQAMTPQRDGTTSLIDKTMRMRREEHERQVLLAWAVLNVSLAGMIYTEMSGNLLSRYYNITYWPIWYIELALASLFSLNAVFDFWKYFKYTMAPSTITLSPEQHRLLGLRNSGIQASPPQKPEKKETPVVPRSSPLQGQNVLSFSPARPPSTSPKFSPSCVSGFSPPLCSPSTPGSSRPFSPSLAFGKVLNYSPSSPPYPSSLGPVEGTSLRTRYRTSPSVFSSPGGKEDYMDDPKSLEKFLRSEEEKSHRGHLGSPDSTSQSHSPTFWNYNRSMGDYAQSLRKFQYQPACRSQAPSAHKDETELGSKQAAEEVWARITTSRVVTDSIDSWTAKLRNWINDTILVHLVKEIESINSQLRRMGCPELQIGEASISNLKQAAVAKALAIPTLNTIVQYLDITSNQEYLVERIKELAHSGCMSSFRWNAGGNLKNRKWDTDLPTDSDILMNILCTYLDSRLPPHPKYPDGKTFTSQHFIQTPNKPDLSNENLFCIHQSSISPPHYQLVYQGHIYSLPKGRNNLFHTILMFLYIIKTKESGMLGRVNLGLSGVNVLWIFE comes from the exons ATGCTAACTAAAGAAG ACAGCACAAAACCGAAACAGGCAATGACACCACAAAGAGATGGGACAACTTCTCTCATTGACAAGACCATGAGGATGAGAAGAGAGGAACACGAGCGTCAGGTTCTCCTGGCCTGGGCGGTTCTCAATGTCTCTCTTGCTGGAATGATTTACACAGAAAT GTCAGGAAATCTGCTCAGCAGATACTATAACATAACTTATTGGCCAATCTGGTACATTG AACTTGCCCTGGCCTCTTTGTTCAGCCTGAATGCTGTCTTTGATTTTTGGAAGTATTTTAAGTACACCATGGCGCCTTCAACCATTACTCTCTCACCCGAGCAGCATCGACTCCTCGGCCTCCGCAACTCAG GAATTCAGGCCTCCCCTCCCCAAAAGCCAGAGAAGAAAGAGACTCCGGTGGTTCCCCGATCATCACCACTCCAGGGACAGAACGTGCTCAGTTTCAGCCCTGCACGGCCCCCCAGTACCAGTCCGAAGTTTTCCCCCAGCTGTGTGTCTGGGTTCAGCCCACCTCTGTGCAGCCCTTCCACTCCTGGCAGCAGTAGACCTTTTTCACCGTCTTTGGCATTTGGCAAG GTATTGAACTACAGTCCGTCTTCCCCTCCTTACCCGAGCAGCCTGGGCCCAGTAGAAGGCACCAGTCTAAGAACACGCTATCGCACATCCCCATCTGTTTTTAGCTCTCCTGGAGGGAAGGAAGACTACATGGATGACCCTAAATCTTTGGAGAAATTCCTTCGTTCTGAAGAAGAGAAGAGCCACCGGGGTCATCTTG GGAGTCCAGATTCGACATCTCAGTCACACAGTCCAACCTTCTGGAACTACAATCGCTCTATGGGTGATTACGCTCAGAGCCTGAGGAAGTTCCAGTACCAGCCAGCCTGCCGCTCACAGGCTCCCTCTGCCCACAAAGACGAAACTGAACTGGGATCCAAGCAAGCTGCTGAAGAG GTCTGGGCACGGATCACAACCAGCCGTGTGGTTACTGACAGCATTGACAGCTGGACCGCCAAACTAAGAAAT TGGATAAATGACACCATTCTGGTTCATCTGGTAAAGGAAATAGAATCCATCAACAGCCAGCTGAGGAGAATGGGCTGCCCGGAGTTACAGATAGGAG AGGCCAGTATCAGCAATTTGAAACAGGCTGCTGTAGCCAAAGCCTTAGCCATTCCCACTCTCAACACTATAGTGCAATATCTGGACATCACATCCAACCAGGAATATCTGGTAGAGAGAATCAAGG AGCTGGCCCACAGTGGCTGCATGAGCTCCTTTCGCTGGAACGCTGGCGGGAACCTGAAGAACAGGAAATGGGACACGGATCTCCCGACTGACTCTGAT ATCCTCATGAATATTCTGTGCACATACCTGGACTCCAGACTTCCTCCTCACCCAAAGTACCCAGATGGAAAAACCTTCACCTCTCAACATTTTATCCAGACTCCAAACAAACCAG ATCTTTCCAACGAGAACCTCTTCTGCATTCACCAGAGCAGCATCAGCCCACCTCACTATCAGCTTGTGTATCAAGGCCATATCTACAGCCTGCCTAAG GGAAGAAACAATTTGTTCCACACAATCCTCATGTTCCTTTACATTATCAAAACCAAGGAGTCTGGGATGCTGGG AAGAGTCAACCTGGGGCTCTCAGGAGTCAACGTCCTTTGGATATTTGAGTAG
- the lyrm5a gene encoding LYR motif-containing protein 5A, with translation MSNPLRGEVIRLYKNLLFLGREYPKGTVYFRERLKAAFMKNRDVTDPEKIRKLIDRGEFVIKELEALYFLRKYRTMKKRYYDPEH, from the exons ATGAGCAATCCACTTAGAGGAGAAGTTATCAGATTGTACAAGAAT cttCTCTTTCTTGGAAGAGAATACCCAAAAGGCACAGTTTACTTCAGGGAGCGGCTAAAAGCAGCTTTTATGAAGAACAGAGATGTCACGGACCCTGAGAAGATTCGAAAGCTTATTGATAGAGGGGAATTTGTGATTAAGGAACTTGAGGCTCTTTATTTCCTCCGAAAATACAGAACCATGAAGAAACGCTATTATGACCCAGAACACTGA